From one Oscillatoria sp. FACHB-1407 genomic stretch:
- a CDS encoding glycosyltransferase family 1 protein: MKVAQIVPRLPPYTDGVGDYAVRLAGQLLKAHQINTQFIIFKPGPKNSSELEYFPIAKLSEHTTQALLEAIPQDINNIILHYSNYPYLQNKWDAPFWLVDGLRAIKQQYSVKLIVMFHELPTLKWRHFKVLNPIQAIASRRLAEIADTVMTDSSNFKKHLAKWTQSDVPCIPDFSTIGEPETVVPLHMRDRRLIVFGGHDRQRVYKNHLPTLLQTCQALGIEEVCDIGATLDLDASRFGNVRLVQKGFQSAEAVQHLMSTSFAGLMDYTPFPGDLGKSSVFAAFCAHGLLPVCTTYNPSEADGIYANQQYLVAGKQLEDFRLAQLQAIATQAHTWYSHHSLAKNTDVFASYLHHPI, from the coding sequence ATGAAAGTTGCGCAAATTGTTCCTCGGCTACCACCTTACACGGATGGAGTCGGAGATTATGCAGTGAGATTAGCTGGGCAATTGCTGAAAGCACACCAGATTAACACACAATTTATTATTTTTAAGCCAGGTCCTAAAAACAGTTCAGAACTTGAGTATTTCCCCATCGCAAAACTCAGCGAACATACCACTCAAGCCCTTTTAGAAGCAATTCCCCAGGACATTAATAACATCATCTTGCACTACAGTAACTATCCCTACCTACAGAACAAGTGGGATGCCCCCTTCTGGCTTGTGGATGGATTGCGTGCCATCAAACAGCAATACTCAGTGAAATTAATTGTCATGTTTCACGAATTGCCAACGTTAAAATGGAGACACTTTAAAGTCCTGAACCCCATTCAGGCGATCGCCTCTCGACGGTTAGCAGAGATTGCTGACACGGTGATGACTGACAGTTCTAATTTCAAAAAACATCTTGCTAAATGGACTCAGTCTGATGTTCCTTGCATTCCTGATTTTTCCACCATTGGTGAGCCTGAAACCGTAGTTCCGCTGCATATGCGCGATCGACGTTTGATTGTGTTTGGAGGGCACGATCGCCAACGAGTGTATAAAAACCATTTACCTACATTGTTGCAAACCTGCCAGGCGTTGGGCATCGAAGAGGTATGTGATATTGGAGCCACGCTAGACCTAGATGCGTCCCGCTTTGGTAATGTACGTCTGGTGCAGAAGGGGTTTCAATCAGCAGAGGCAGTCCAGCATTTAATGTCAACCTCGTTTGCAGGGCTAATGGACTACACCCCCTTTCCGGGCGACCTGGGTAAATCGTCGGTGTTTGCAGCATTTTGTGCTCACGGGTTGTTGCCCGTTTGTACGACCTACAACCCCTCCGAAGCCGATGGTATTTACGCCAATCAGCAATATCTGGTGGCAGGCAAACAGCTTGAAGACTTCAGACTGGCACAACTTCAGGCGATCGCGACTCAAGCTCACACCTGGTATAGCCATCACAGTTTGGCAAAAAATACCGATGTTTTTGCATCCTATCTGCATCACCCCATTTAG
- a CDS encoding tetratricopeptide repeat protein: MLSIVYAIALLLLVFALPHCIAAWNTRHTTMRCIRIHPVVAKDVPEHLKVIFKEAIAELRPHGFKMVSCHQIEQGSEKEEKQWGVLLQHASQSTYAGLVLRSLLDNATPFTLSFITVLEDKTLLNTSNSPFFGVFSPNPQEISQHVGSVTMAQQWQIHQDKLAELNQTRRSLILSAEELLKQLETHNQAGIERLVKTGEVRWVKPGESYRLTWWTTARLVYLVSRRKPVVSQQANAQAIASTTTAATPTVELEIEEFHRLEQKQHSGISQRGKNWLLLGTLALFVASYSPIFEPQKLLIFVAVLLLHEGGHVLAMKVFGYRDTVMLFIPFLGALATARKDNASLTEKFWISLAGPLPGLILGIALAIASGITDLTDPTAIAAWFEETNWMREAIWMLILLNLFNLLPIYPLDGGQIADLLLFSRNPYIGVVFKSIGVVLLGLLGLMKPLMLTFALLIAMTIPATFRLAKLNSQFRKDLRQLPHDDRDGVLRFLFTRLQEPPYRSLPFAQKYRMVVGLLDTRREDAAKWHVRASLTGIYLVSLLGGFAGGLYAYVPNWTVWASMVESLTYRQWAYRDRMAQEIEQADQALQANPRDEQAYLQRGRARLILEDYQGAIADANQAIQINPNSGEAYHLRGAAHENIGDTTAATSDHEKGMELIAQQSLERVNQTLSQNPQDTEAYLYRANLYLTLKRYPESLADCNQVLRIEPNNLWAVLSRGEAYLAMNQYPEALGNANHALRLNPNSADAYEFRSRVHDQMGNQVEAIADEQQAETLYQLQEESEY; the protein is encoded by the coding sequence ATGCTATCCATTGTTTACGCGATCGCTCTCCTGCTGCTTGTGTTTGCACTACCTCATTGCATCGCTGCCTGGAATACTCGCCACACGACGATGCGATGTATACGAATTCATCCTGTTGTGGCAAAAGACGTACCAGAGCACTTGAAGGTGATCTTTAAGGAGGCGATCGCCGAGCTACGACCTCACGGATTTAAGATGGTGAGTTGCCATCAGATTGAGCAGGGTTCTGAGAAGGAGGAAAAACAGTGGGGTGTTTTGCTGCAACATGCGTCGCAGTCAACCTATGCAGGATTAGTGCTGCGCTCATTATTAGACAACGCAACACCGTTCACCCTGAGTTTCATCACAGTCCTCGAAGATAAAACCCTGCTCAACACGTCTAATAGCCCTTTTTTTGGGGTTTTTAGCCCCAACCCTCAGGAAATTTCCCAGCATGTTGGGTCGGTTACGATGGCTCAGCAGTGGCAGATACATCAAGACAAACTGGCAGAACTGAATCAAACTCGGCGATCGCTTATTCTCTCAGCTGAGGAACTGTTGAAGCAGCTAGAAACGCACAACCAGGCAGGCATAGAGCGACTCGTCAAAACTGGAGAAGTGCGTTGGGTCAAACCTGGAGAGAGCTATCGATTAACCTGGTGGACAACAGCCAGATTGGTTTATTTAGTGTCTCGGCGCAAACCCGTCGTGTCGCAGCAGGCAAATGCACAGGCGATCGCCTCTACAACTACGGCAGCTACCCCGACCGTGGAGCTAGAGATTGAAGAATTTCATCGGTTGGAACAAAAACAACACAGTGGCATTTCTCAACGTGGGAAGAATTGGCTGTTATTGGGGACTTTAGCGTTATTTGTAGCCTCCTATTCGCCCATTTTTGAACCACAGAAGTTGTTGATTTTTGTAGCCGTATTGCTGCTGCACGAAGGCGGGCACGTTCTGGCGATGAAAGTCTTCGGCTATCGCGATACGGTGATGCTGTTTATTCCATTTCTCGGCGCACTGGCAACCGCTCGCAAGGATAATGCCTCCCTCACCGAAAAATTTTGGATTTCACTGGCGGGTCCGCTGCCTGGATTGATTTTGGGAATTGCTCTGGCGATCGCCTCTGGTATTACTGATCTAACCGATCCCACCGCAATAGCTGCCTGGTTTGAGGAGACAAATTGGATGCGAGAAGCCATCTGGATGCTGATTCTCCTCAACTTGTTTAACCTGCTGCCGATTTACCCACTCGACGGAGGGCAGATTGCAGATTTACTGCTGTTTTCCCGCAATCCCTATATAGGGGTGGTGTTTAAGAGCATTGGCGTTGTACTCCTGGGGTTACTGGGGTTAATGAAGCCCCTCATGCTCACATTTGCTCTGTTAATCGCCATGACAATTCCCGCTACGTTTCGGTTGGCTAAGCTCAACAGTCAATTCCGCAAAGACCTGCGACAACTCCCCCACGACGATCGTGACGGGGTGCTGCGGTTTCTCTTTACTCGACTGCAAGAGCCTCCCTATCGATCGCTGCCCTTTGCTCAAAAGTACAGAATGGTGGTGGGTTTGCTAGACACCCGCCGAGAGGATGCCGCGAAGTGGCATGTCAGAGCCAGTTTGACCGGGATCTATTTAGTTAGTTTGTTAGGTGGGTTTGCAGGTGGCTTGTATGCCTATGTGCCAAATTGGACAGTCTGGGCAAGTATGGTAGAGAGTCTGACCTACCGCCAGTGGGCTTATCGCGATCGCATGGCGCAAGAAATTGAGCAAGCAGATCAAGCACTTCAAGCCAATCCCAGAGATGAGCAGGCTTATCTACAACGGGGTAGAGCCAGATTGATTTTAGAGGACTATCAAGGGGCGATCGCAGACGCGAATCAAGCCATACAAATCAACCCCAACTCTGGCGAAGCTTACCATCTGCGTGGAGCCGCACATGAAAATATAGGCGATACAACCGCCGCCACCAGTGACCATGAAAAGGGCATGGAGTTAATTGCACAGCAAAGCCTGGAGAGGGTGAATCAGACCCTTAGCCAGAATCCTCAAGATACTGAAGCCTATCTCTATCGAGCCAATTTATATCTGACGTTAAAACGCTATCCAGAATCATTAGCCGATTGCAATCAGGTTTTACGGATTGAGCCAAACAATCTATGGGCAGTGTTGTCCAGAGGGGAGGCTTACCTGGCTATGAATCAATACCCAGAAGCACTGGGGAATGCTAATCATGCTCTCCGCTTGAATCCTAACTCTGCCGATGCCTATGAGTTTCGCAGTCGAGTCCATGATCAGATGGGAAATCAAGTAGAAGCGATCGCAGATGAACAACAGGCAGAAACGCTCTATCAACTCCAGGAAGAGAGCGAATACTGA
- a CDS encoding PIG-L deacetylase family protein yields the protein MTIKAYLKRLQSLFPDAWLEMLQYMHSNLIFWWILRSGSKPMTFNHKSVMVFSPHQDDETFGCGGMIALKRAHGIPVAVTFLTDGGAGGSLTDSTTSLVQIRKQEATQALEILGVDLSHIHFLDKPDGALPDLDDEERQKTVVQIADLLKVYQPGEVYIPHRKDCHRDHEATYELVQEAIAQAGIEVELLQYPIWLFWRAPLFIMLKLQDLAAAYHFAIAPVQEQKQLAIASYRSQLTGLPRGFTNRFRSANEIFFKVNL from the coding sequence ATGACGATAAAAGCTTATTTAAAGCGATTGCAAAGCTTGTTTCCAGATGCTTGGTTAGAAATGCTGCAATATATGCACTCTAACTTAATCTTTTGGTGGATTTTGCGGAGCGGTAGCAAACCCATGACGTTTAACCATAAATCAGTCATGGTATTTTCTCCTCATCAAGATGATGAGACGTTTGGCTGCGGTGGCATGATTGCACTGAAACGAGCGCATGGTATACCAGTGGCAGTCACATTTCTAACGGATGGTGGTGCAGGTGGCTCACTCACAGATTCGACGACTAGCCTTGTTCAAATTCGCAAACAGGAAGCAACCCAAGCCTTAGAAATCTTAGGAGTTGATTTAAGTCATATTCACTTCCTGGATAAGCCAGATGGTGCTTTGCCAGATTTGGACGATGAGGAACGACAGAAAACGGTTGTACAGATTGCTGATTTGCTCAAGGTATATCAGCCAGGAGAAGTTTACATTCCTCATCGTAAAGATTGCCATCGCGACCACGAAGCAACTTATGAACTCGTCCAAGAGGCGATCGCTCAAGCAGGTATTGAGGTTGAGTTATTGCAGTATCCGATCTGGTTATTTTGGAGAGCACCACTATTTATCATGCTCAAGTTGCAAGATTTAGCGGCCGCTTACCATTTTGCGATCGCACCCGTTCAAGAGCAGAAACAACTTGCCATCGCCTCCTACCGTTCACAACTGACGGGGCTTCCTCGTGGCTTTACCAATCGTTTCCGCAGTGCAAATGAAATCTTCTTTAAAGTGAATTTGTGA
- a CDS encoding alpha/beta fold hydrolase, whose product MPLDFLLRCLSGVLTIALLGGAGYILHQWYEGELVSDRWLVLGLLMLLWSVLGFLPILLLHRPGRDEPKPIRSDRVQRLVRPDGSEIQVEFYGVHSRSEEMASHHRPTLVLTHGWGPDSTVWYYVKQQLTDQFQVVVWDLPGLGKSKKPNNRDYSLEKYARDLEAVLQLVGEQPVVLLGHSMGGMILLTFCRLFPEHLQRRVAGLIIVDATYTNPLKTTVFHKLLLALQKPLLQPLLYVAIALSPLLWFTSWLSYLNGFTLLTTEISGFTGRETRGQLNFSTLIGLKASPGILARGMLAMLKFHEAETLPLITVPTLVVVGKSDIATRPSANQEISRAVPQAELTVLSPAGHMGLMERNRQFSEVIRSFSAACLGLKR is encoded by the coding sequence ATGCCCCTCGATTTTCTTCTGCGCTGCTTGTCAGGTGTGCTGACGATCGCACTGTTGGGTGGCGCAGGTTATATTCTCCATCAATGGTATGAGGGAGAACTGGTGAGCGATCGCTGGTTAGTGTTGGGGTTGTTGATGCTGCTCTGGTCAGTGTTGGGGTTTTTGCCCATTTTGCTGCTCCATCGTCCGGGACGAGATGAACCGAAGCCCATTCGCAGCGATCGCGTGCAGCGATTGGTTAGACCCGATGGGAGTGAGATTCAAGTTGAGTTTTATGGAGTTCATTCTCGTTCTGAGGAAATGGCTTCGCATCACCGTCCTACCTTGGTTTTGACCCATGGTTGGGGACCAGATAGCACCGTTTGGTATTACGTTAAGCAACAATTAACGGATCAGTTTCAGGTTGTTGTGTGGGATTTGCCCGGACTCGGCAAATCTAAAAAGCCTAACAATCGAGACTACTCCCTGGAAAAATATGCGCGTGATTTGGAAGCTGTTCTTCAACTGGTCGGTGAGCAACCTGTCGTACTGTTGGGACACAGCATGGGAGGCATGATTCTACTAACGTTCTGTCGCTTGTTCCCAGAGCATTTGCAGCGACGAGTGGCTGGTTTGATCATTGTGGATGCTACTTACACGAATCCCTTAAAAACAACGGTCTTTCATAAACTATTGTTAGCGTTACAAAAGCCTCTTCTACAACCGCTACTCTACGTGGCGATCGCCCTCTCTCCCTTGCTCTGGTTCACCAGTTGGCTCAGCTATTTAAACGGATTCACCTTATTGACGACAGAAATTTCTGGATTTACGGGCAGAGAAACCCGAGGGCAACTTAATTTTTCTACATTAATTGGACTGAAAGCATCTCCTGGCATCCTGGCACGCGGTATGTTAGCAATGCTGAAGTTTCACGAGGCGGAGACACTTCCTCTCATCACTGTCCCTACATTGGTTGTAGTAGGCAAGTCTGACATTGCCACACGACCTTCTGCCAATCAAGAGATCAGTAGGGCAGTGCCGCAAGCCGAACTAACTGTGTTGTCTCCTGCGGGACACATGGGGTTGATGGAGCGCAATCGACAGTTTTCGGAAGTGATTCGGTCGTTTAGTGCAGCGTGTCTGGGCTTAAAGCGATAA
- a CDS encoding response regulator, protein MNSTSPKLINTADRILVVDDLPDNCFLLQTILEDEGYEVEIADNGHTALERIVSHPPDLVLLDVMMPEMSGFEVTRRIRQNSSLPFIPILLVTGFSEPTPADGFDAGADGFIRKPVDFEDLLIRIRSILQPH, encoded by the coding sequence ATGAACAGCACGTCTCCTAAGTTGATCAATACCGCTGATCGGATTTTGGTCGTTGATGATCTACCGGACAACTGCTTTCTGTTGCAAACAATTCTGGAAGATGAGGGATATGAGGTTGAGATTGCGGATAATGGTCACACGGCTTTAGAGAGAATTGTGTCTCATCCACCCGATTTGGTGTTGCTTGATGTCATGATGCCTGAGATGAGTGGATTTGAGGTCACTCGTCGCATTCGACAAAACTCGTCGCTGCCATTCATTCCCATCCTCTTAGTAACGGGCTTTAGTGAACCGACTCCTGCTGATGGATTTGATGCTGGAGCAGATGGTTTTATTCGTAAGCCAGTCGATTTTGAGGATTTGCTAATCCGAATCCGCAGTATTCTACAGCCTCATTAA
- the ppc gene encoding phosphoenolpyruvate carboxylase translates to MSSFLHSSDDVSRSGTVTESQTENLELSSPSDLFLRHRLKIVEDLWESVLEQECGQQLVTLLQQLRGISSPEGQAPEAVEPEALKVIEKLDLNDAIRAARAFALYFQLINIVEQHYEQRGQQQQYLSYDSSTENQSSFPDPHPFYNEEAQSGLHADLLERSWQEQGTRRESGTFQALFPKLFNLNVPPRQIQNLLDNLDIRLVFTAHPTEIVRHTIRDKQRRIAKILRRLDQVEEGMQDLGLSSSWEAEALRDQLTEEIRLWWRTDELHQFKPTVLDEVDYTLHYFQEVLFEAIPQLYHRLRHALHATFPRLQPPRYNFCKFGSWVGSDRDGNPSVTPQITWKTACYQRNLVLEKYIQSVKHLISLLSLSLHWSDVLPDLLESLEQDQIQMPEVYEQLAIRYRQEPYRLKLAYIQKRLENTRDRSLHLYNGDYFQDEIPEVNPAAIYRSGAEFLAELQLIQRNLNETGLTCRDLENLLCQVEIYGFNLAHLDIRQESGRHSDTIHEITEYLQILPTPYNEMTEEQRSLFLATELQTRRPLIPTELPFSEKTCETIQTFRMVRKLHREFGPEICQTYIISMSHHVSDLLEVLLLAKEAGLYDPATGTGSLHVVPLFETVEDLLRAPAVMEHLFTLPLYRAYLSGGYESDRTDDPSPALQEVMLGYSDSNKDSGFLSSNWEIHKAQQALQRVAEQHNVALRIFHGRGGSVGRGGGPAYEAILAQPGRSIDGRIKITEQGEVLASKYNLPELALYNLETITSAVMQASLLRNGFDDIQPWHEIMEELAARSRSHYRALIYEQPDFVEFFHQVTPIEEISQLQISSRPARRGGKKDLASLRAIPWVFSWTQTRFLLPSWYGVGTAIQSFLEEEPEENLKLLRYFYYKWPFFKMAISKCEMTLSKVDLQIAGHYVRELTQPEDADRFERLFEQIANEFYLTRDLVLTITGHKRLLDGDPELQRSVQLRNGTIVPLGFLQVSLLKRLRQHKSHAASGVIRSRYSRGELLRGALLTINGIAAGMRNTG, encoded by the coding sequence ATGAGTTCCTTCCTCCACTCTTCAGATGACGTATCTCGTTCCGGCACAGTGACAGAATCTCAAACCGAAAACCTCGAACTCTCTTCACCCTCCGATCTCTTTCTGAGACACCGTCTCAAGATTGTCGAAGATCTGTGGGAGTCTGTCCTGGAGCAGGAGTGTGGACAACAACTCGTGACGTTGTTGCAGCAATTGCGGGGCATTTCATCGCCAGAAGGGCAAGCCCCTGAAGCGGTTGAGCCAGAAGCGTTGAAAGTGATTGAGAAGCTGGACTTGAACGACGCAATCCGTGCAGCACGAGCCTTTGCGCTCTACTTCCAGTTAATCAACATCGTTGAGCAACACTATGAGCAACGGGGGCAACAGCAACAATATCTGTCCTACGATAGCTCAACGGAGAATCAGTCCAGCTTTCCTGACCCACATCCGTTCTACAACGAAGAGGCGCAGAGTGGATTACACGCCGATTTACTGGAACGAAGCTGGCAAGAGCAGGGAACACGCCGCGAATCAGGCACCTTTCAGGCATTGTTTCCCAAGTTGTTTAACCTGAACGTACCGCCTCGCCAGATTCAAAACCTGCTAGACAACCTCGATATCCGGTTGGTGTTTACGGCTCACCCGACGGAGATTGTGCGGCATACGATTCGCGATAAACAGCGGCGGATTGCCAAGATTCTCCGCAGGCTGGATCAGGTTGAAGAAGGAATGCAAGACCTGGGGTTGTCCTCCTCCTGGGAAGCGGAAGCCCTGCGGGATCAGCTAACCGAGGAGATTCGCCTGTGGTGGCGGACGGACGAGTTGCACCAGTTCAAACCGACCGTGCTGGATGAAGTGGATTACACCCTCCACTACTTCCAGGAGGTGCTGTTTGAGGCAATTCCACAGTTGTATCACCGTTTGCGCCACGCCCTGCACGCCACCTTCCCCCGATTGCAACCGCCCCGCTATAACTTCTGCAAATTTGGCTCCTGGGTTGGCTCTGACCGCGATGGCAACCCTTCGGTAACGCCACAAATTACTTGGAAAACGGCGTGCTATCAGCGCAACCTGGTGTTAGAGAAATACATCCAGTCAGTGAAGCACCTGATCAGTCTGCTCAGCCTGTCGCTGCACTGGAGTGATGTGTTGCCGGATCTACTGGAGTCGCTGGAACAAGACCAGATCCAGATGCCAGAGGTGTATGAGCAGTTGGCGATTCGCTATCGGCAGGAACCCTACCGTTTGAAGCTGGCATACATCCAGAAACGGCTGGAAAATACGCGCGATCGCAGCCTGCATCTTTACAACGGCGACTACTTCCAGGATGAGATCCCTGAAGTCAACCCAGCGGCGATCTACCGCTCTGGAGCCGAGTTCCTGGCAGAGTTACAGTTGATTCAACGCAACTTAAATGAGACGGGTCTAACCTGCCGCGATCTGGAAAACCTGTTATGTCAGGTGGAAATTTACGGGTTCAACCTGGCACACCTCGACATTCGGCAGGAGAGCGGACGGCACTCCGACACGATTCACGAAATCACAGAGTACTTGCAGATTCTGCCGACTCCCTACAATGAGATGACCGAAGAGCAGCGATCGCTCTTCCTGGCAACCGAACTGCAAACCCGTCGTCCGTTGATTCCCACGGAGTTGCCCTTCTCCGAAAAGACCTGCGAAACCATTCAGACCTTCCGTATGGTGCGAAAGTTGCACCGGGAGTTTGGTCCTGAAATTTGTCAGACCTACATCATCAGCATGAGCCACCATGTCAGTGACTTGCTGGAGGTGCTGTTGCTGGCGAAAGAAGCAGGGCTGTATGATCCCGCAACCGGAACGGGCAGTCTGCACGTTGTTCCCCTGTTTGAGACGGTGGAGGACTTGCTACGGGCACCCGCTGTGATGGAGCACCTGTTCACACTGCCGCTCTATCGCGCTTACCTCTCTGGCGGATACGAGAGCGATCGCACCGATGATCCATCCCCGGCTCTTCAGGAAGTCATGCTGGGTTACTCCGACAGCAACAAAGACTCTGGTTTCTTGAGCAGCAACTGGGAGATCCACAAAGCCCAGCAAGCCCTGCAAAGAGTCGCAGAGCAGCACAACGTCGCCCTGCGGATCTTCCACGGACGAGGTGGTTCAGTGGGACGGGGTGGCGGTCCTGCCTACGAGGCGATCCTGGCGCAACCAGGACGCAGCATTGACGGACGCATCAAGATCACGGAACAGGGTGAGGTGCTGGCATCCAAGTACAACCTGCCTGAACTGGCACTCTATAACCTGGAAACCATTACCAGTGCGGTGATGCAGGCAAGCTTGTTGCGCAACGGGTTTGATGACATTCAGCCCTGGCACGAGATCATGGAAGAATTGGCAGCGCGATCGCGTTCTCACTATCGGGCGTTGATCTACGAACAGCCCGACTTTGTTGAGTTCTTTCACCAGGTGACGCCGATTGAAGAGATCAGCCAGTTGCAAATTAGCTCTCGCCCTGCTCGACGGGGAGGTAAGAAAGACCTGGCAAGTCTGCGGGCAATTCCCTGGGTGTTTAGCTGGACTCAGACTCGCTTCCTGCTGCCCTCCTGGTATGGCGTCGGTACGGCTATCCAGAGCTTCCTGGAAGAAGAACCAGAGGAAAACCTGAAACTGTTGCGCTACTTCTACTACAAGTGGCCCTTCTTTAAGATGGCGATCTCCAAGTGTGAGATGACCCTATCTAAGGTTGACCTGCAAATCGCCGGACACTACGTCCGGGAACTAACCCAACCAGAAGATGCCGATCGCTTCGAGCGGTTGTTTGAGCAGATCGCCAATGAGTTCTATTTGACCCGCGACCTGGTGTTGACCATCACCGGACACAAACGCCTGCTCGATGGGGATCCTGAACTTCAACGATCGGTGCAACTGCGAAATGGTACGATCGTCCCCCTCGGATTTTTACAAGTCTCTCTCCTCAAGCGGTTGCGGCAACACAAGAGCCATGCGGCATCGGGTGTGATTCGTTCACGCTACAGCCGAGGGGAATTGCTGCGGGGAGCGTTGTTGACCATCAATGGCATCGCCGCCGGAATGCGCAACACAGGTTGA
- a CDS encoding recombinase family protein: MKVFAYSYSNPLFESVPDVAIWGQAVDEMYQDLGGYSNGETASHRHQLEKLLQDCQNEPVAYVLVRRLAELGDSVEAVSDRLQIFETLGITVIALEDADQKGQWMRRSEALQLVQALQQNQQSQRIREGHARNRVKALPPPGKAPYGYRRGKERYTLDRTTAPVVKDFFEHFLLYGSLRGSVRYLQKKYNKKISASTGKRWLTSPVYRGDLAYQTGEIMPDTHPAILSRQEAAQVDRLLRRNSRMAPKTASAPRSLAGLVTCADCQSPMTISKVTATRKTQEYLYLRSVSCPNKPKCRAIPYEQVLDQTIQRICEDLPRAVAELQVPSMDGMKQGLAAQIAAKQAVLQQLPELTTTGILDAETAELRAYKVRSEIAQLQSTLAQLPPVDLKATAQTVSIPEFWLDLSETERRFYFREFIRQIELVRDGKKWALELVFIF; this comes from the coding sequence ATGAAAGTTTTTGCGTATTCTTACAGTAATCCTTTGTTTGAATCTGTGCCTGATGTAGCGATCTGGGGTCAGGCTGTAGACGAAATGTATCAAGATTTGGGCGGTTACTCCAATGGGGAAACGGCTTCGCATCGCCACCAGTTAGAAAAATTACTTCAGGATTGTCAAAACGAACCTGTAGCCTATGTTTTAGTGCGACGGTTGGCAGAGCTAGGCGACTCGGTTGAAGCGGTGAGCGATCGCCTCCAGATCTTTGAGACGTTAGGGATCACAGTGATTGCCCTGGAGGATGCAGACCAAAAAGGGCAGTGGATGCGGCGATCGGAGGCATTGCAACTCGTCCAAGCCCTCCAGCAGAATCAGCAGAGTCAGCGCATTCGCGAGGGACACGCCCGCAACCGTGTTAAGGCTCTACCCCCTCCGGGCAAAGCTCCGTATGGCTATCGTCGTGGCAAGGAACGCTATACCCTCGATCGCACAACCGCTCCAGTCGTCAAAGATTTTTTTGAACACTTTCTGCTGTATGGCTCGTTGCGCGGCAGTGTGCGGTACTTGCAAAAGAAATACAACAAAAAAATTTCGGCTTCAACGGGCAAGCGATGGCTGACCAGTCCTGTCTACCGGGGCGATCTGGCGTATCAAACAGGAGAGATCATGCCCGATACCCATCCAGCGATTCTCTCGCGGCAGGAAGCCGCCCAGGTCGATCGTCTGTTGCGCCGCAATAGCCGCATGGCTCCTAAAACCGCCAGTGCGCCGCGATCGCTGGCAGGACTCGTCACCTGTGCGGACTGTCAGTCGCCGATGACCATCAGTAAAGTAACTGCCACCCGCAAAACGCAGGAGTACTTGTACTTGAGGTCGGTGAGTTGTCCTAACAAACCCAAGTGCCGCGCCATCCCGTATGAGCAGGTGCTTGACCAGACGATCCAACGGATCTGCGAAGACTTGCCCCGTGCCGTGGCGGAGTTGCAGGTGCCCAGCATGGATGGGATGAAGCAGGGATTAGCCGCTCAAATTGCTGCCAAGCAAGCTGTCCTGCAACAACTGCCTGAACTGACCACAACTGGCATTCTCGATGCAGAGACGGCTGAATTGCGAGCATACAAGGTGCGATCGGAGATCGCTCAACTGCAATCAACCCTTGCTCAGTTACCTCCAGTGGACTTGAAAGCGACCGCACAAACCGTTTCTATCCCAGAGTTTTGGCTGGACTTGTCTGAAACCGAACGCCGCTTCTACTTCCGAGAGTTCATTCGGCAAATAGAACTGGTGCGGGACGGCAAGAAGTGGGCGTTGGAACTGGTGTTTATCTTCTAA